CGGTCCTCGATGCCGATCAGCCGCGCCAGTTCGCGCTTGCGCTCGTGCGCGTCGGGGTACTCGATCAGCATCGTTGCCTTCCAGTTGCTGCCTTCGGGCACCAGCGGCTGATAGGCGTCGATCTCGCTCTGGATGCCTTCGGCCTCGAAGATCTTCTCGATGTGCAACATCTCCTGAATCTGACGACGAATGGTCTGCTCGTCTTCGAACTGCAGCGTCAGGTGATCGCCCAGGCGCACGCTACGCAGGCGGCGGTGGGCAATGGCGTCAGTCTTGCTGCTCTTGCGGATACGTGCGTAGGCCTCCAGGCTTTGCAGGCTTTCAGTCGTGATGGTGGGCATGGCT
This genomic stretch from Chthoniobacterales bacterium harbors:
- a CDS encoding DUF3501 family protein, translating into MPTITTESLQSLEAYARIRKSSKTDAIAHRRLRSVRLGDHLTLQFEDEQTIRRQIQEMLHIEKIFEAEGIQSEIDAYQPLVPEGSNWKATMLIEYPDAHERKRELARLIGIEDRMFVEVEGHKRVFAIADEDMDRENDEKTSAVHFVRFEFNAAQREAIRAGAGVRIGCDHTHYPAHVTVEPETLASLAGDLRMS